From Camelina sativa cultivar DH55 chromosome 20, Cs, whole genome shotgun sequence, the proteins below share one genomic window:
- the LOC104772508 gene encoding uncharacterized protein LOC104772508 isoform X1 translates to MSMQNFVNLVKKEYDNARKDCLLLSKRTRVDWNSGGKFSLESDGEKMSAVVRFAAFKPNICHIIRLHDGSGIASTMYENLWDLTPDTDLLKELPEKYSFETALADLIDNSLQAVWPYREGARKLISVDISADRITVFDTGKGMDSSEQNSIDKWGKIGASLHRSQKTDAIGGDPPYLKPYYGMFGYGGPYASMFLGRRTLVSSKTKESKKVFTLQFKKEALIDNRSILGKNWKTDGGMRDPSEEEMKLSPQGSFTKVEIFESEFDIRLKDIYFPYIQCDELSKTGRTERLVVFQVNGEDLAEITGGEVAITNLHSTGQVYSFEIRFTLSGGKRKETTQKANARLKFVYFPIVQGKESFEKILESLEEEGCKVSESFQTFGRVSVRRLGRLLPEVRWDSIPFMVRGNRASTLQKGFRRVKCFVDLDAGFSPTPSKTDLASQNPFSVALRNFGNKPTVKEKDDDVSFEIFKEGRNVSYAQVDDNFRDWVLKMHDTHDEEAASGEDEAVLIVGSLDKKALVISRDAVRVHKVVTRKGMSWKRGQNIKILRGACAGVHNNNVYATIDYFLIEGFEDEAGGDTRILCRLIDRPESEGCKLSIIDGISKLEIGRSLSLPITIIDSGKCLPVDANEWNRKLEKQQEKAPSKIDLLDERDCREFGIDGELPVGDSVRAGRAPPKQIVAVVRPACFTSSTPSKKLDQLKLEQKHIVKMDEEMVMVVKLLDTNMKPSDKNVKPVYSQRLCPTSRKGISGLYIFSLGSKLPNLFKKAGTHKFSFSIGNSIKCNKTVVVRPSSKVARWELDDNLESLPCNVQ, encoded by the exons ATGTCTATGCAAAACTTTGTCAACCTGGTGAAGAAGGAGTACGATAATGCTAGGAAAGACTGTCTTTTGCTGTCTAAGAGGACGAGGGTTGATTGGAACTCAGGCGGAAAGTTTTCTCTTGAGTCAGATGGCGAGAAGATGAGTGCCGTTGTTCGTTTTGCTGCCTTTAAGCCGAACATTTGTCATATAATACGCCTCCAT GACGGTTCTGGTATAGCTTCCACCATGTATGAG AACTTGTGGGACTTGACACCTGATACTGATCTTCTTAAAGAACTACCTGAAAAGTATAGCTTTGAGACAGCTCTCGCGGATCTAATA GACAATTCATTGCAAGCTGTGTGGCCTTATCGTGAAGGAGCTCGGAAACTGATTAG TGTGGATATTTCTGCTGACCGGATTACAGTCTTTGATACCGGGAAAGGAATGGACAGTAGTGAGCAAAATTCTATTGATAAATG GGGTAAGATTGGGGCGTCATTACATAGATCTCAAAAAACCGATGCTATTGGAGGCGATCCACCATACCTCAAG CCATACTATGGGATGTTCGGATATGGAGGTCCTTATGCTTCTATGTTCTTGGGAAG gCGTACTTTGGTGTCTTCTAAGACAAAAGAGTCCAAGAAAGTATTCACTTTGCAGTTTAAGAAAGAAGCCTTGATTGACAATCGGTCTATATTGGGAAAAAACTGGAAG ACTGATGGTGGCATGAGGGACCCATCGGAGGAGGAAATGAAGTTATCGCCTCAAGGAAGCTTTACAAAG GTTGAGATATTTGAATCAGAATTTGACATCAGGCTTAAGGATATTTACTTTCCTTACATCCAG TGTGATGAACTCTCCAAAACTGGGAGAACTGAAAGGCTTGTAGTGTTTCAG GTCAATGGGGAAGATTTAGCTGAGATAACAGGTGGAGAGGTTGCCATTACCAACCTACACTCCACGGGTCAAGTATATTCATTTGAGATTCGATTCACTCTCTCCGGTgggaaaagaaaag AGACAACCCAAAAGGCAAATGCTCGCCTGAAGTTTGTTTATTTTCCAATCGTCCAG GGAAAAGAAAGCTTTGAGAAAATTTTGGAGAGTTTAGAAGAGGAAGGATGCAAGGTTTCTGAAAGTTTCCAAACTTTTGGTCGTGTTTCAGTAAGAAGGCTTGGTCGTCTACTTCCAGAAGTCCGTTGG GATTCAATACCGTTTATGGTGAGAGGAAACAGAGCGTCTACTTTGCAGAAAGGCTTCCGAAGAGTAAAATGCTTTGTTG ATTTGGATGCTGGTTTTAGCCCAACGCCGTCCAAA ACCGACCTTGCGAGCCAAAATCCTTTCTCAGTAGCTCTAAGAAATTTTGGTAATAAACCGACGGTAAAAGAGAAGGATGATG ATGTCAGCTTTGAGATTTTTAAAGAAGGAAGGAATGTCAGCTACGCACAAGTTGACGATAATTTTAGAGATTGGGTTCTGAAGATGCATGATACCCATGATGAAGAAGCTGCGTCGGGTGAAGATGAAGCTGTCCTCATTGTTGGATCACTGGATAAAAAGGCCCTTGTCATTTCGCGTGATG CTGTGAGGGTGCACAAGGTAGTTACGAGAAAAGGAATGTCATGGAAACGTGGTCAGAATATAAAGATTCTGAGAGGAGCTTGTGCAGGGGTTCACAATAACAATGTGTATGCCACCATTGACTATTTTCTAATAGAAGGGTTTGAGGACGAAGCAGGCG GGGATACTCGGATTTTATGCAG GCTTATCGATCGCCCTGAGAGTGAGGGATGCAAGCTTTCAATCATTGATGGAATTTCGAAACTGGAAATTGGGAGGTCTTTATCTTTACCAATCACTATAATCGACTCTGGAAAG TGCCTACCTGTAGATGCAAACGAATGGAATAGAAAACTTGAGAAGCAACAGGAAAAGGCACCGTCAAAAATTGATTTGCTGGATGAGAGAGATTGCAGAGAATTTGGCATTGATGGG GAATTACCAGTTGGTGATTCCGTGCGTGCTGGGCGAGCTCCCCCAAAACAGATTGTAGCAGTTGTCCGACCTGCATGCTTCACGTCTTCAACACCGTCCAAGAAGTTGGACCAGTTGAAGTTGGAACAGAAACATATTGTTAAGATGGATGAAGAAATGGTCATGGTAGTAAAGTTGCTAGACACAAATATGAAACCGAGTGATAAGAATGTCAAACCTGTGTATTCGCAGCGCTTGTGTCCTACATCTCGTAAAGGGATTAGTGGTCTCTACATTTTTTCACTTGGGTCCAAGTTACCGAACCTTTTCAAGAAAGCTGGCACTCACAAATTTTCTTTCTCCATT GGAAATTCGATCAAGTGCAACAAAACGGTGGTTGTTAGGCCTTCTTCAAAGGTAGCAAGGTGGGAACTTGACGATAATCTGGAGTCCCTTCCATGCAATGTTCAGTAA
- the LOC104772508 gene encoding uncharacterized protein LOC104772508 isoform X3 translates to MSMQNFVNLVKKEYDNARKDCLLLSKRTRVDWNSGGKFSLESDGEKMSAVVRFAAFKPNICHIIRLHDGSGIASTMYENLWDLTPDTDLLKELPEKYSFETALADLIDNSLQAVWPYREGARKLISVDISADRITVFDTGKGMDSSEQNSIDKWGKIGASLHRSQKTDAIGGDPPYLKPYYGMFGYGGPYASMFLGRRTLVSSKTKESKKVFTLQFKKEALIDNRSILGKNWKTDGGMRDPSEEEMKLSPQGSFTKVEIFESEFDIRLKDIYFPYIQCDELSKTGRTERLVVFQVNGEDLAEITGGEVAITNLHSTGQVYSFEIRFTLSGGKRKETTQKANARLKFVYFPIVQGKESFEKILESLEEEGCKVSESFQTFGRVSVRRLGRLLPEVRWDSIPFMVRGNRASTLQKGFRRVKCFVDLDAGFSPTPSKTDLASQNPFSVALRNFGNKPTVKEKDDDVSFEIFKEGRNVSYAQVDDNFRDWVLKMHDTHDEEAASGEDEAVLIVGSLDKKALVISRDAVRVHKVVTRKGMSWKRGQNIKILRGACAGVHNNNVYATIDYFLIEGFEDEAGGDTRILCRLIDRPESEGCKLSIIDGISKLEIGRSLSLPITIIDSGKMQTNGIENLRSNRKRHRQKLICWMREIAENLALMGYERFII, encoded by the exons ATGTCTATGCAAAACTTTGTCAACCTGGTGAAGAAGGAGTACGATAATGCTAGGAAAGACTGTCTTTTGCTGTCTAAGAGGACGAGGGTTGATTGGAACTCAGGCGGAAAGTTTTCTCTTGAGTCAGATGGCGAGAAGATGAGTGCCGTTGTTCGTTTTGCTGCCTTTAAGCCGAACATTTGTCATATAATACGCCTCCAT GACGGTTCTGGTATAGCTTCCACCATGTATGAG AACTTGTGGGACTTGACACCTGATACTGATCTTCTTAAAGAACTACCTGAAAAGTATAGCTTTGAGACAGCTCTCGCGGATCTAATA GACAATTCATTGCAAGCTGTGTGGCCTTATCGTGAAGGAGCTCGGAAACTGATTAG TGTGGATATTTCTGCTGACCGGATTACAGTCTTTGATACCGGGAAAGGAATGGACAGTAGTGAGCAAAATTCTATTGATAAATG GGGTAAGATTGGGGCGTCATTACATAGATCTCAAAAAACCGATGCTATTGGAGGCGATCCACCATACCTCAAG CCATACTATGGGATGTTCGGATATGGAGGTCCTTATGCTTCTATGTTCTTGGGAAG gCGTACTTTGGTGTCTTCTAAGACAAAAGAGTCCAAGAAAGTATTCACTTTGCAGTTTAAGAAAGAAGCCTTGATTGACAATCGGTCTATATTGGGAAAAAACTGGAAG ACTGATGGTGGCATGAGGGACCCATCGGAGGAGGAAATGAAGTTATCGCCTCAAGGAAGCTTTACAAAG GTTGAGATATTTGAATCAGAATTTGACATCAGGCTTAAGGATATTTACTTTCCTTACATCCAG TGTGATGAACTCTCCAAAACTGGGAGAACTGAAAGGCTTGTAGTGTTTCAG GTCAATGGGGAAGATTTAGCTGAGATAACAGGTGGAGAGGTTGCCATTACCAACCTACACTCCACGGGTCAAGTATATTCATTTGAGATTCGATTCACTCTCTCCGGTgggaaaagaaaag AGACAACCCAAAAGGCAAATGCTCGCCTGAAGTTTGTTTATTTTCCAATCGTCCAG GGAAAAGAAAGCTTTGAGAAAATTTTGGAGAGTTTAGAAGAGGAAGGATGCAAGGTTTCTGAAAGTTTCCAAACTTTTGGTCGTGTTTCAGTAAGAAGGCTTGGTCGTCTACTTCCAGAAGTCCGTTGG GATTCAATACCGTTTATGGTGAGAGGAAACAGAGCGTCTACTTTGCAGAAAGGCTTCCGAAGAGTAAAATGCTTTGTTG ATTTGGATGCTGGTTTTAGCCCAACGCCGTCCAAA ACCGACCTTGCGAGCCAAAATCCTTTCTCAGTAGCTCTAAGAAATTTTGGTAATAAACCGACGGTAAAAGAGAAGGATGATG ATGTCAGCTTTGAGATTTTTAAAGAAGGAAGGAATGTCAGCTACGCACAAGTTGACGATAATTTTAGAGATTGGGTTCTGAAGATGCATGATACCCATGATGAAGAAGCTGCGTCGGGTGAAGATGAAGCTGTCCTCATTGTTGGATCACTGGATAAAAAGGCCCTTGTCATTTCGCGTGATG CTGTGAGGGTGCACAAGGTAGTTACGAGAAAAGGAATGTCATGGAAACGTGGTCAGAATATAAAGATTCTGAGAGGAGCTTGTGCAGGGGTTCACAATAACAATGTGTATGCCACCATTGACTATTTTCTAATAGAAGGGTTTGAGGACGAAGCAGGCG GGGATACTCGGATTTTATGCAG GCTTATCGATCGCCCTGAGAGTGAGGGATGCAAGCTTTCAATCATTGATGGAATTTCGAAACTGGAAATTGGGAGGTCTTTATCTTTACCAATCACTATAATCGACTCTGGAAAG ATGCAAACGAATGGAATAGAAAACTTGAGAAGCAACAGGAAAAG GCACCGTCAAAAATTGATTTGCTGGATGAGAGAGATTGCAGAGAATTTGGCATTGATGGGGTATGAACGTTTCATTATATAG
- the LOC104772508 gene encoding uncharacterized protein LOC104772508 isoform X4, translated as MSMQNFVNLVKKEYDNARKDCLLLSKRTRVDWNSGGKFSLESDGEKMSAVVRFAAFKPNICHIIRLHDGSGIASTMYENLWDLTPDTDLLKELPEKYSFETALADLIDNSLQAVWPYREGARKLISVDISADRITVFDTGKGMDSSEQNSIDKWGKIGASLHRSQKTDAIGGDPPYLKPYYGMFGYGGPYASMFLGRRTLVSSKTKESKKVFTLQFKKEALIDNRSILGKNWKTDGGMRDPSEEEMKLSPQGSFTKVEIFESEFDIRLKDIYFPYIQCDELSKTGRTERLVVFQVNGEDLAEITGGEVAITNLHSTGQVYSFEIRFTLSGGKRKETTQKANARLKFVYFPIVQGKESFEKILESLEEEGCKVSESFQTFGRVSVRRLGRLLPEVRWDSIPFMVRGNRASTLQKGFRRVKCFVDLDAGFSPTPSKTDLASQNPFSVALRNFGNKPTVKEKDDDVSFEIFKEGRNVSYAQVDDNFRDWVLKMHDTHDEEAASGEDEAVLIVGSLDKKALVISRDAVRVHKVVTRKGMSWKRGQNIKILRGACAGVHNNNVYATIDYFLIEGFEDEAGGDTRILCRLIDRPESEGCKLSIIDGISKLEIGRSLSLPITIIDSGKCLPVDANEWNRKLEKQQEKAPSKIDLLDERDCREFGIDGV; from the exons ATGTCTATGCAAAACTTTGTCAACCTGGTGAAGAAGGAGTACGATAATGCTAGGAAAGACTGTCTTTTGCTGTCTAAGAGGACGAGGGTTGATTGGAACTCAGGCGGAAAGTTTTCTCTTGAGTCAGATGGCGAGAAGATGAGTGCCGTTGTTCGTTTTGCTGCCTTTAAGCCGAACATTTGTCATATAATACGCCTCCAT GACGGTTCTGGTATAGCTTCCACCATGTATGAG AACTTGTGGGACTTGACACCTGATACTGATCTTCTTAAAGAACTACCTGAAAAGTATAGCTTTGAGACAGCTCTCGCGGATCTAATA GACAATTCATTGCAAGCTGTGTGGCCTTATCGTGAAGGAGCTCGGAAACTGATTAG TGTGGATATTTCTGCTGACCGGATTACAGTCTTTGATACCGGGAAAGGAATGGACAGTAGTGAGCAAAATTCTATTGATAAATG GGGTAAGATTGGGGCGTCATTACATAGATCTCAAAAAACCGATGCTATTGGAGGCGATCCACCATACCTCAAG CCATACTATGGGATGTTCGGATATGGAGGTCCTTATGCTTCTATGTTCTTGGGAAG gCGTACTTTGGTGTCTTCTAAGACAAAAGAGTCCAAGAAAGTATTCACTTTGCAGTTTAAGAAAGAAGCCTTGATTGACAATCGGTCTATATTGGGAAAAAACTGGAAG ACTGATGGTGGCATGAGGGACCCATCGGAGGAGGAAATGAAGTTATCGCCTCAAGGAAGCTTTACAAAG GTTGAGATATTTGAATCAGAATTTGACATCAGGCTTAAGGATATTTACTTTCCTTACATCCAG TGTGATGAACTCTCCAAAACTGGGAGAACTGAAAGGCTTGTAGTGTTTCAG GTCAATGGGGAAGATTTAGCTGAGATAACAGGTGGAGAGGTTGCCATTACCAACCTACACTCCACGGGTCAAGTATATTCATTTGAGATTCGATTCACTCTCTCCGGTgggaaaagaaaag AGACAACCCAAAAGGCAAATGCTCGCCTGAAGTTTGTTTATTTTCCAATCGTCCAG GGAAAAGAAAGCTTTGAGAAAATTTTGGAGAGTTTAGAAGAGGAAGGATGCAAGGTTTCTGAAAGTTTCCAAACTTTTGGTCGTGTTTCAGTAAGAAGGCTTGGTCGTCTACTTCCAGAAGTCCGTTGG GATTCAATACCGTTTATGGTGAGAGGAAACAGAGCGTCTACTTTGCAGAAAGGCTTCCGAAGAGTAAAATGCTTTGTTG ATTTGGATGCTGGTTTTAGCCCAACGCCGTCCAAA ACCGACCTTGCGAGCCAAAATCCTTTCTCAGTAGCTCTAAGAAATTTTGGTAATAAACCGACGGTAAAAGAGAAGGATGATG ATGTCAGCTTTGAGATTTTTAAAGAAGGAAGGAATGTCAGCTACGCACAAGTTGACGATAATTTTAGAGATTGGGTTCTGAAGATGCATGATACCCATGATGAAGAAGCTGCGTCGGGTGAAGATGAAGCTGTCCTCATTGTTGGATCACTGGATAAAAAGGCCCTTGTCATTTCGCGTGATG CTGTGAGGGTGCACAAGGTAGTTACGAGAAAAGGAATGTCATGGAAACGTGGTCAGAATATAAAGATTCTGAGAGGAGCTTGTGCAGGGGTTCACAATAACAATGTGTATGCCACCATTGACTATTTTCTAATAGAAGGGTTTGAGGACGAAGCAGGCG GGGATACTCGGATTTTATGCAG GCTTATCGATCGCCCTGAGAGTGAGGGATGCAAGCTTTCAATCATTGATGGAATTTCGAAACTGGAAATTGGGAGGTCTTTATCTTTACCAATCACTATAATCGACTCTGGAAAG TGCCTACCTGTAGATGCAAACGAATGGAATAGAAAACTTGAGAAGCAACAGGAAAAG GCACCGTCAAAAATTGATTTGCTGGATGAGAGAGATTGCAGAGAATTTGGCATTGATGGGGTATGA
- the LOC104772508 gene encoding uncharacterized protein LOC104772508 isoform X2 — protein MSMQNFVNLVKKEYDNARKDCLLLSKRTRVDWNSGGKFSLESDGEKMSAVVRFAAFKPNICHIIRLHDGSGIASTMYENLWDLTPDTDLLKELPEKYSFETALADLIDNSLQAVWPYREGARKLISVDISADRITVFDTGKGMDSSEQNSIDKWGKIGASLHRSQKTDAIGGDPPYLKPYYGMFGYGGPYASMFLGRRTLVSSKTKESKKVFTLQFKKEALIDNRSILGKNWKTDGGMRDPSEEEMKLSPQGSFTKVEIFESEFDIRLKDIYFPYIQCDELSKTGRTERLVVFQVNGEDLAEITGGEVAITNLHSTGQVYSFEIRFTLSGGKRKETTQKANARLKFVYFPIVQGKESFEKILESLEEEGCKVSESFQTFGRVSVRRLGRLLPEVRWDSIPFMVRGNRASTLQKGFRRVKCFVDLDAGFSPTPSKTDLASQNPFSVALRNFGNKPTVKEKDDDVSFEIFKEGRNVSYAQVDDNFRDWVLKMHDTHDEEAASGEDEAVLIVGSLDKKALVISRDAVRVHKVVTRKGMSWKRGQNIKILRGACAGVHNNNVYATIDYFLIEGFEDEAGGDTRILCRLIDRPESEGCKLSIIDGISKLEIGRSLSLPITIIDSGKMQTNGIENLRSNRKRHRQKLICWMREIAENLALMGNYQLVIPCVLGELPQNRL, from the exons ATGTCTATGCAAAACTTTGTCAACCTGGTGAAGAAGGAGTACGATAATGCTAGGAAAGACTGTCTTTTGCTGTCTAAGAGGACGAGGGTTGATTGGAACTCAGGCGGAAAGTTTTCTCTTGAGTCAGATGGCGAGAAGATGAGTGCCGTTGTTCGTTTTGCTGCCTTTAAGCCGAACATTTGTCATATAATACGCCTCCAT GACGGTTCTGGTATAGCTTCCACCATGTATGAG AACTTGTGGGACTTGACACCTGATACTGATCTTCTTAAAGAACTACCTGAAAAGTATAGCTTTGAGACAGCTCTCGCGGATCTAATA GACAATTCATTGCAAGCTGTGTGGCCTTATCGTGAAGGAGCTCGGAAACTGATTAG TGTGGATATTTCTGCTGACCGGATTACAGTCTTTGATACCGGGAAAGGAATGGACAGTAGTGAGCAAAATTCTATTGATAAATG GGGTAAGATTGGGGCGTCATTACATAGATCTCAAAAAACCGATGCTATTGGAGGCGATCCACCATACCTCAAG CCATACTATGGGATGTTCGGATATGGAGGTCCTTATGCTTCTATGTTCTTGGGAAG gCGTACTTTGGTGTCTTCTAAGACAAAAGAGTCCAAGAAAGTATTCACTTTGCAGTTTAAGAAAGAAGCCTTGATTGACAATCGGTCTATATTGGGAAAAAACTGGAAG ACTGATGGTGGCATGAGGGACCCATCGGAGGAGGAAATGAAGTTATCGCCTCAAGGAAGCTTTACAAAG GTTGAGATATTTGAATCAGAATTTGACATCAGGCTTAAGGATATTTACTTTCCTTACATCCAG TGTGATGAACTCTCCAAAACTGGGAGAACTGAAAGGCTTGTAGTGTTTCAG GTCAATGGGGAAGATTTAGCTGAGATAACAGGTGGAGAGGTTGCCATTACCAACCTACACTCCACGGGTCAAGTATATTCATTTGAGATTCGATTCACTCTCTCCGGTgggaaaagaaaag AGACAACCCAAAAGGCAAATGCTCGCCTGAAGTTTGTTTATTTTCCAATCGTCCAG GGAAAAGAAAGCTTTGAGAAAATTTTGGAGAGTTTAGAAGAGGAAGGATGCAAGGTTTCTGAAAGTTTCCAAACTTTTGGTCGTGTTTCAGTAAGAAGGCTTGGTCGTCTACTTCCAGAAGTCCGTTGG GATTCAATACCGTTTATGGTGAGAGGAAACAGAGCGTCTACTTTGCAGAAAGGCTTCCGAAGAGTAAAATGCTTTGTTG ATTTGGATGCTGGTTTTAGCCCAACGCCGTCCAAA ACCGACCTTGCGAGCCAAAATCCTTTCTCAGTAGCTCTAAGAAATTTTGGTAATAAACCGACGGTAAAAGAGAAGGATGATG ATGTCAGCTTTGAGATTTTTAAAGAAGGAAGGAATGTCAGCTACGCACAAGTTGACGATAATTTTAGAGATTGGGTTCTGAAGATGCATGATACCCATGATGAAGAAGCTGCGTCGGGTGAAGATGAAGCTGTCCTCATTGTTGGATCACTGGATAAAAAGGCCCTTGTCATTTCGCGTGATG CTGTGAGGGTGCACAAGGTAGTTACGAGAAAAGGAATGTCATGGAAACGTGGTCAGAATATAAAGATTCTGAGAGGAGCTTGTGCAGGGGTTCACAATAACAATGTGTATGCCACCATTGACTATTTTCTAATAGAAGGGTTTGAGGACGAAGCAGGCG GGGATACTCGGATTTTATGCAG GCTTATCGATCGCCCTGAGAGTGAGGGATGCAAGCTTTCAATCATTGATGGAATTTCGAAACTGGAAATTGGGAGGTCTTTATCTTTACCAATCACTATAATCGACTCTGGAAAG ATGCAAACGAATGGAATAGAAAACTTGAGAAGCAACAGGAAAAGGCACCGTCAAAAATTGATTTGCTGGATGAGAGAGATTGCAGAGAATTTGGCATTGATGGG GAATTACCAGTTGGTGATTCCGTGCGTGCTGGGCGAGCTCCCCCAAAACAGATTGTAG
- the LOC109131186 gene encoding protein DEFECTIVE IN MERISTEM SILENCING 3-like: MFLLWTQVTSASSYEREGTGYSTPYPRTTTPPESGIPLITNPGLTPCSQIGVLAIRSSSLALSSQTSLMDMAQYAESLKEKINTYEEYRFEVDKHLESLQAEHEHAEQELSALQASLEPLGASFPECLSTKESMMKQIEEKHHDTAASVFCCLYREAPPPQSFFLSNKGMFGVVALLGSVASTSLSRVLSEYLGKDTMLSLVCKSSQFGQKSDEYRKLQSEAASHGRTITNRFLVICLDATRPWRNGVVKNDPQKRLAMDSPYLPNGDPIPGFKGYGVNMIHLNSEELDIQSNSGHGLRETLFYGIFGELQVYETAEDLEAALPHINGDAVSLDGVIARENGFIYSGCCTPEVHFPITVTEKQEKALVRMEIARGKKRKAEKEIAEENSKKRRLVKKLKKATEKYECLTATADS; the protein is encoded by the exons ATGTTTCTACTATGG ACTCAGGTAACATCTGCTTCCTCATATGAAAGAGAAGGGACTGGGTATTCAACACCTTATCCAAGGACGACTACACCACCTGAATCAGGAATCCCTTTAATCACAAATCCAGGGCTGACTCCATGTTCACAGATTGGAGTGTTGGCCATTAGGTCATCTTCATTGGCTCTCAGTAGCCAAACTAGCCTGATGGATATGGCACAGTACGCTGAG agcttaaaagaaaaaatcaatacatACGAAGAATACCGATTTGAAGTAGATAAGCACCTAGAAAGTTTGCAGGCTGAACATGAACATGCTGAGCAAGAGTTGAGTGCGCTGCAAG cttctctGGAACCTCTTGGTGCATCGTTCCCAGAATGCCTATCCACAAAAGAATCTATGATGAAACAAATCGAAGAGAAGCATCATGACACTGCAGCATCGGTTTTCTGCTGTCTGTACAGAGAGGCTCCACCTCCACAgtctttttttctgtcaaacAAAGGAATGTTTGGCGTTGTAGCGCTTCTCGGTTCAGTTGCCTCCACCTCCCTTAGCAG GGTTTTGTCTGAATATTTGGGGAAAGACACAATGCTTTCATTGGTGTGCAAATCATCACAATTTGGACAGAAAAGCGATGAGTATCGCAAGCTTCAATCTGAAGCAGCTAGCCACGGACGAACTATCACCAATCGGTTTCTTGTTATTTGTCTTGATGCAACCAG ACCTTGGAGGAATGGAGTTGTGAAGAATGATCCTCAGAAGAGATTAGCCATGGATAGCCCTTACCTGCCGAATGGAGATCCTATTCCCGGTTTCAAAGGCTACGGTGTGAACATGATACACTTAAATTCAGAGGAGCTGGATATACAATCAAACTCGGGTCATGGGCTTAGAGAGACGCTATTCTATGGGATTTTTGGAGAGTTGCAGGTATATGAGACCGCAGAGGATCTCGAAGCAGCTCTTCCTCACATCAATGGAGACGCTGTGTCTCTAGATGGTGTGATCGCCAGAGAAAACGGTTTCATATACTCTGGTTGCTG TACACCGGAAGTTCATTTTCCAATAACCGTAACGGAGAAGCAAGAGAAGGCATTGGTGCGAATGGAAATAGCAAGAGGCAAAAAGAGAAAGGCTGAGAAGGAGATCGCCGAGGAGAATAGTAAGAAGCGTAGGTTGGTGAAAAAGTTGAAGAAGGCAACGGAGAAGTACGAATGTTTAACAGCTACGGCAGActcttag